The following is a genomic window from Actinomadura rubteroloni.
CCGGACCGGCTGCTCGGCCTGTGGCGCTCGGCGGCCCGCTCCGGCTAGGTCGTGGGGACGGTCTTGTGGTCGCGGCGGCGCCGTCCGACGTAGGAGCCGTCCCGGCGCTGCTCCTCGGCCGCGGGCGGCTCGGGGGCGGGCTCGGGGGCGGGCCCGGGCGTCGGCGCGGCGAGCGGCATGACCGGGTAGGTCCCGGTGCGCCGCGTCGGGCGCCGCGCCGGCTCGGGGTCGGGCGCGGGCTCCCGCGTCGGCCGGGGCGGGTCGGCGCGGCGCAGTTCGTGGCGCGGGAACGTCAGCACCGCGAGCCCGGCCAGCAGGACGCTCCCGCCGCGCAGCATCGCCATCGTCCGGTCGTGCGGCCAGGGTTCACCGAACAGCAGCGTGGCCGAAACCAGAATGTGCGCCTTCGCTGTGACAGTGAGGACGGTGACGAGGATCGTCAGGCGGCAGCGCTGGAGCCCGATGGACAGCAGCCCGATGCCGAGGAGGCCCGCCAGGACGAACAGGTAGACGTGCGGCGTGGTGAACGGGTTGTGGTGCCCCTGCTTGTAGAGCAGCTCCATGCCGAGCCCGAACGTCTCCGCCACGCCGAGCATCGCCCCCGCGCCGATGCCGTAGGCGATGCCGGTGATCGCGCGCGCGTGCCGCCCGGTCGTGACGCGGTCGCGGAGCATGAACATCCACAGCGGCAGGAACAGCGACGGGACGACCACGAGCGCGATCGCCCACAGCGGCGGCACCGTGGCGAGGCGCGGACGCTCGACGGTCTCCGTCCACGGCCCGGGCGCCCCCGCGACCGAGAGCGCGGCGGTGGCCATCGCGGCGACGACGATCGCCATCGCGAACCACTCGCGGCGGGTGAGCCGCTCCCCGAACCGGACCGCTCCGATGACGAGCAGCACGACCAGGCTCCCCGCGTAGGCGGGCAGGGCGCTCGCGATCGGCAGGGTCAGCAGGGCGAGGTCGGCCATCGTGAAGCCCGACAGCAGGATGATCAGGCCGAGGACCCAGCCGGGGCTGCGCGCGACGCGGCCGGTGGTCTGGAGCGGACGGCGGGCCGAGAGCGTGGGGAGGGAGCGGGCGGCGGACTTGAACAGGACGAAGGCGACGACGAAGAGCACTTGCGCGGCGCAGGCCAGCAGCGGCGCTGTCATGAACACCCCCGGGGTGAGGCCCGCTGAACGGGCCAGAGGTGACCCGGCCCGTCCGGCCGGGCGAACTGCCTATAGTCCGGATAGTGACATAAGACACTCACGGAATATTCAGCCCAGATGACGGAGAATGCCGTCCCGCCTCGTGCTGCGGTGAGTAATCCGGGTACCGAGGTTTGTTCTTTTCGCGCGGCGGCGGGAACGGGCAGGGTAGTAACGTTGCGGAAGGTCCCCCCGCGCCCGGCCCGCGGCCGGTCGGCGTCCGTCCGCAAAAGTCAAGATCAAGTGACGCAGCGCATTGCCGATGACTCAGCGTAGGTGAATGATTGCGTTGCGTTCCCGTCCTCTCAGTGTGGTGATCCCGTGACACTCGGCCCGCCAGCCAGCACCGCTCCGCCGCGTACCGCCGTCCGGCGCGCCGCGTCGTGCGCCCCCGCGCCGGAGCCGCTGCCGTGACCGCCGACATGGAGCCGGTGGGCGACCCGTTCACCTGTACCGGGGAACGCGCCGCCGGGCAGGCCGCGCGGCGGATCGTCCGGGAGCGGGCCGCCAAGGTCGTCGGGGACGCCGAACGGCTGGACGACATCGAGCTGATGACCGCCGAGGCCGTCGCCAACGCGGTGCTGCACGGGTCGGGACTGATCACCGTGGACGTCCGGACGGACCGGCGGCTGCTGCGCGTCGAGGTCCACGACGAGGGGCCTGGCTCCCGCGACGACCGGGGCACGCTGCGGCTCGACCACGGCCGGGGGCTGGTCGTCATCGACGCGCTCGCCGCCGAGTGGGGGCTGGAGCAGAGCGCGCACGGCACCTACCTCTGGTTCACCGTGGACGTCCCCCGGATGTGACCGCGGCCGGGACGGACCCGGCCGCGGCGGGGCGTCATTCCGGTGCGGGCACCTGGACGAGCACGCGGCGCAGGACCTTCCCGGTCGCGTTGCGCGGCAGCTCGGCCGGGAAGTGGACGTCGCGCGGGACGGCGAACCGCGCCAGGTGCTGGCGGACGTGCGCCTTCACGGCCTCGGCGTCCAGCGGCTCTCCCGCCGGGTCCAGGACGAGGTGCGCCGCGAGCCGCTGCCCGAACTCGGCGTCCGGCACGCCGACCACGACCGCCTCGCGGACCTGCGGCAGTTGCAGCAGGACCTCCTCGACGGCGCTCGGGAAGATGTTCTCGCCGCCGGAGACGACCATGTCGTCGTCGCGGCCGTCCACGGTCAGCCGGCCCGCCTCGTCCATGTGGCCGAGGTCGCCGAGGCTGATCATCCCGTCCTGCATCTCCTTGGTGGCGCCGTTGGTGTACCCGGCGAACATCAGCTCGTTCGCGGCGAAGATGCGGCCGGTGACGCCGGTCGGGACGGGCTTGCCGTCGGCGTCCAGGATCGCCACGCGCGTCCCGGGCGGCGCGGTGCCCGCGCAGCCGGGCTTGGCGCGCAGGTCGGCGGGCGTCGCGATCGTCACCCACGACGCCTCGGTCGAGCCGTACAGGTTGTAGACGACCTCGCCGAACAGGTCCATGAACGCGGTGGACACCTGGCCGGGCAGGGCCGAGCCGCTGACGGCGCAGATCCGCAGCTTGCTCGTGTCGTACTTGGGGAACGTCTCGCCGGGGAGGTCGAGGATGCGGCGCAGCATGACCGGGATCGCGATGAGCGTGGTGGCGCGGCTCTCGGCGAGCCGGGCGAGCGACCGCTCCGGGTCGAAGCGGCGCTGCAGGACCATCGTGGCGCGCAGCGAGATCGCCGCCTGGAGCATCGCGTAGCCCCAGGTGTGGAACAGCGGCGCCTCGATGAACATCGTCTCGTGGACGCGCAGCGGGATCCGGGACAGGATCGACGCGAGCGGCTGGAGGCCGGGGTTGGAGTGCCGGTTGGCGCCCTTGGGCGTGCCGGTCGTCCCGGAGCTGAGCATGATCGTCCGGCCGGAGCGGCGCGGCGGCTCGATCTCGACCTGCGGGGTCGAGGCGATCAGCTCGTCCAGGCCCGAGTCGCCGCCGCCCGCCGTGATGGCGTGGACGCCGTCGGGGACGGCCGCGAGGAACTCGCCGAACTCGTGGTCGGCGATCACGACGTCGACGTTCTGCTCCTTGATCACCGTGACGAGCTGGTCGACGCTCATCCCGGTGTTGAGCAGGACGGTGTCGGCGCCGCGCTTGCTGGCCCCGACGAGCGCTTCGAGCATGCCCCGGTGGTTGCGGCACAGCACCGCGACCGTCGGCGGCTCGCCGAAGCGGCCGAGCGCGGCGGCCAGCCGGTCCGTGCGGGCGTCGATCTCGCCGTAGGTGATCGCGCCCTCGTCGTCGAGCACGGCCACCCGCTCGGGGTCGCGGGCCGCGGCGGACACGAAGGTGCCGCCGAGGTTCGTCCCCCAGCGCCGCAGCGCCGAGAGCTGCCGCGCGACGCGCTGCGGCGGACCGGGCTTCCACAGCCCGCTGCGCGCGAACATGCCGCCGACCCGTGCCGCCGACCGTGTCCGTTCGCCGATGTTCGAGGATCCGCTCATCTGACCTGTCACCCGCCGACCGTCATCACCGGCCGGCGTGCCCGGCCTCGGAGATGACCGTAAAGCCGCGGGGGCGGCCGGTCTCCTGCATGGAGTCAGGTGTTCTGGCGGGACCTTGTCATTCCGGTGACAACATCGGAGGATCCGTCTTTACTGGCCTGTCCTGGAACGATCGGTTTCTCCACCGGGTTTATGAGCGCCGCACATAATTGCGCGAATACCGTGCGTATACGGGCCGGGTGCGAGGTTAGGCTGACGGCCATGACCAGTACCGGCACCGGACGGGAGCGTCCGGCGTTCCGGCGGCTGACCTCCGACCGGCGGCGCGAGGAGATCATCTCGGCCGCGATCGCGACGTTCGGGAACCGGCCCGAGCCGGACGTCTCGATCGACGACGTCGCCGCGGCGGCGGGCACGTCCCGCTCGTCGGTCTACCGGTACTTCGACGGCAAGGGCGAGCTGTACGAGGTCGTCGCCGAGCGCGTCGGGACGATGCTCACCGACCGGCTCGCGGCCGTCACGGGCACGTCGCCGTCGGACGCGCTGACGCGGCGCCTCGCGCTCTACTTCGACTTCCTGGAGGAGTACGAGGGCGGGTACGCCGGGATCCTCGGCATCGGGGCGGGCCGGGCGCCGGAGGCCGCGCTGGACGTCGCCGAGCGCGTCCGGCAGCGCATCTGCGACCTGACGTTCCGGACGCTGGAGCTGGACGAGCCGGGCGAGCCGCTGCGCGTGGCCGTCCAGTCGTGGATCGCGGGCGTCGAGTGGGCGGGCGCGGAGTGGCTGCGGACGCGCAGCCCGTCCCGGCCCGAGCTGGAGATCATCCTCGGCGCGCAGTTCACGACGCAGCTCCTCGCCGTCGCGCCGCTCGACCCGGTCGTGGCCGAGCGGATCACGTGGCTGCTGCGCGTCGAGCCGCCGGGCTCGGCGTTCGGCGAGCTGATCCGGTCCGTCGCGGACGCGTTCGACCGGCGTGCGCTCGCCGCCCTCGCCGCGTTCCTCCCCGAGCCCGAACGCTGACCCACGACGCCGCCGCGTCACGTACGCCCGCTCCGGGCTCGGACGGCCGCCGCCGCGTGCTCGCTCTAGGGCGCGACGCGTACGTCCGCTACGGGCTCGGACGGCCGCCGCCGCGTGCTCGCTCTAGGGCGTCGGCGCGTACGTCCGCTATGGGCTCGACAGAAGCCATCGGGGCTCGCACGCGGGCGCGGCACCGGGGACCGCTAGGGCGTCGGCGCGTACGGCCGGTACGGGCTCGACAGGAGCCGGCGGGTGCTGGCGCGCGGACGCGTCACCGGGCCGCCGTGTCCAGGCGGGCCGCTGTGGCGGGCGTGCAGGATCATCTCCAGCTCCAGGCAGCGCTTCGGGTCGTGCAGGTCCGCGCCGAACAGCTCCTCCAGGTGCCGCAGGCGGTACCGGACGGTCTGCGGATGGACGTGCAGCCGGTTGCCCGCCTCGGTCGCGTTGAAGTTGCTCTCCAGCAGGGACAGCAGCGTCTCCGACAGCCGCGCCGTCTGGACCGGCGACAGGCCCGCGAGCGGGGCGAGCCGGGTGCCGGCCGCGTGCTCGATGAGGTCCTCCGCCATGAAGATCACGAGCGTGGGGACGTGATCCATGCAGCGCACCAGGCCGTCCGCCGCGATCCGGCCGCGCCGCGCGAGCGTCATCGCGCGGCGCGCCCAGCGCAGCGACTCGGCGGCGCGGGCGGGCGGCAGCACCGGGCCGAGGACGACGATCCAGTCGGCGAGCAGCGCCTCCAGCAGCCGCATCCGGCCCGGACCCTCGGGGTCGGGCAGGAGGAGGCACGGTTCGCCGCGCGCGAGGTCGACCAGGACGTCCGGCGGGAGCGCGGGCGGGCGGGCGCCGGTGTCGGCGCGCGGGTGCAGCACCACGGCCGCCGCCGAGCGCGGGATCCGCCACCGGGCGGCGCGGGCCGCGTCGGCGACGGCGCCGGGGTCGCCGTCGTCGAACAGGAGCGCGAGCAGCCGGGCGCGGCGGCGGCGGACCGCGTCGTCGCTGCCCGCCCGTTCGGCCTCGTACCCGGCGGCGGCCTCGGCGGTGACGGCGTCGAGGTAGGTGAACTGCGCCTCGGCGAGCAGGCCGAGCGTCGCGCGGTCGATGTCGAGGGACTCGGCGGACGCGGTGAGCGTCCGCCAGACGGCGCGGGCGCAGCGGTGCAGCGCGACGTGCAGTTCGTCCAGGTCCCGGCCGCGCAGCGCGACGCCGCGGCCGAGTTCGCGGAAGCGCTCGGCGACGCGGGGCCAGGCGGCGCGCGGGTCGTCCACCAGGGCGTAGAAGAGGCGCAGGCTCTCGCCCACCCAGGCGCGCACGTCCGCGTGGGCGGGGTCGGTCGCGTCGTCGGCCAGTTCGGCGGCGGCGACGGCGACGGCGGGGCGCATGCGCCGGACGAGGTCCGGCGGGATCGCCTCGAACGGACGGACATCGAGTTCAGGCCGCGTCATGGCAACACTCCTTGTGGAACCCCGAGTTCCACAAGAGTGCCCCAGGACACGCCGCCACCGATTGTCACGCGAGTGCGTTGTTTTCCGGACGGACTCCACGCCGGAATGCCAAGAAACGACGAACGTGCAGGTCAGAAAGGGGTGCCTAAAACGCCGAACCCGGCCGTCCGGAAGAACCGGACGGCCGGGTCGCCACGCTTACGGAACGGCGTGTTCCACTGCGGCGGGCGTGTTGTCGGACGTCGCGTACCGCGCGTGCAGGATCAGCTCCATCTCCAGGCACCGCCTGGGGTCGCGCAGGTCGTCGCCGAACAGGTCTTCGAGCTGCCGCAGGCGGTACCGGACGGTCTGGGGGTGCACGCGCAACCGGCGGCTCGCCTGCGCCGCGTTGAAGTTGTGCTCCAGCAGCGCCTGCAACGTCTCGGTGAGCCGGTCGCGCTGCGCGGGCGCGAGGCCCGACAGCGGCGCCAGCCGGGTCGTCGCCGCGTCGTCGATCAGCTCGCCCGCGCGGAACACCACCAGCGACGGCAGGTGGTCGGCGCTGCGCACCGGCCGGTCGACCGGGAACGCGCCGCGCCGCGCGAGCACCAGCGTGTCCCGGGCCCAGCGCAGCGACTCGCGGGCGCGCGGCAGCGGGACCGTCGGGCCGACCGCGACGATCCAGTCCTGCGTCAGCGGGTCCAGCAGCGCGGCGCGTCCGGGGGCCTCCGGGTCGGGCAGCAGCAGCGACGGCTCGGGCATGCCCTGGTCGGCGAGCAGTTCGTCGGGCACGGGCAGCGGCGGACGGAACGTGCCGGTGGTGTCGTCGCGTCCGACCTGGCCGGGCCGGGGCGCGACGGCCACCGCCGCGACCGTGGACGGCAGCGGCCAGCGGGCCTGCGCGGCGAGGGTCTCGATCGTCGCCTGGTCGCCGACCGGGTCGGCGAGCAGCAGCGCGAGCAGCCGCGCGCGGCGCAGCCGCTCGTCGCGCGCCGCGTCGCCGCACTCGGCCCGGTAGCCCTCGGCGACCACCGCCGACACCGCGTCCAGGTAGCTGAACTGGGCCTCCACGACGCGCAGCAGCGTGTCGTGGTCGAGGTCCAGCTCGTCGGCCAGCGAGGTGATGCCGCGCCAGGCCGCGAGCGCCGACCGGCGCAGCGTCTGGTGCGACTCGATGGGGTCGCGGCCGTCGCGGGCGAGTTGCCGGCCCGCCGCGCGGTAGAAGGACGCGACGCGCCCCCAGCCGGTGCCGGGGTTCTCCAGCAGGTCGCAGAAGTGGGCGAGTCCGGCGACGATGCCGTCGCGGAGGCGTTCGGCGTGCGGGCTGCCCGGCCGGGGCGGCGCGTCGCCCGGCGGGCCGTCGGTCCGGCCGAGCAGCTCGCAGAGCAGCTCGTCGGCCGCGCCCTCCACGGCGGGCCGCAGCCGGGTGCCGACCCAGGTCGGGATCGCCTCGAACGGACGATGGTCGAGTGTTGTCGCGGTCACGTGATCACTCCCCCGAGGAATGTTGATGGACCACCACCAAGCATCACGTATTACGCGCCGACCCGATTGTGTGACGCGGAAGACTTTTGACCCTTCCACCTCCCGCCGATTTACAAACGGGGTGGATGGCCGACAAACGCCTGAACGCGCTACGTTCCATGGCTTTTCATCTGTCCCATGACGTGGGACGCTGTCGTATTTTCACTGGATCAGGCCGGCGCGCCGCCACAACGCGGCACCGGGGCCGCTGATGAGTCCCAGCTCGTCGAGAAAGGGAACGATCTTCGCACCGAGCCAGTGGCGAGTGGCAAGGTGATGCGGATTGGCGAGCGCCATCGCCCGTCCTTCGGCGGGCTCCAGCCCGACGCACCGGTACACCTCGGGGTCGATCATGAATTCGAGCGTGGCGGTCGCGCCGACCGCCGCGACGAGCCGGTGCCGGGCGAGCGCCGTCCGGCCGAGCCCCCGCACGCTCCGCTCGATCTCGGCCCGCGCGTACCGGACGTGCCGCGCCTCCTCCACCACGTGGATGCGGCTGATCTCCCGGATGAGCGGCTGCACGAGCGTGTCCGCCATCGCCGCGCGCTGCATCCGGTCGAAGATCTCCTCGCCGACGAGGAACACCGCCCACATCGACGGCCCGGAGCCGAGCGCCTTGAACAGCCGGCCGATGTTGCGGACCGGCGCGGGCGGGCCGTAGACGGGCGTGCCGAGCCGTTCCATCAGCTTGGCGAACATCACGACGTGGCGCGTCTCGTCTCCGACCTCGGTCAGCCCGAACTGAGCGTGCGCGGTGCGCGGATCCACGTCGTAGAGGAACCGCAGGAAGAGCTGCATCAGGCACATCTCCAGCCAGATGCCCGCGGCGGAGACGCTCGCCAGCTCGTGCCGCGACAGCTCGACGCGCCGGGCGTGGGTGAGGCCGTCCCAGAACGGCGTCCCGTACAGCGAGACGCGTTCGAGCGGCAGGAACGGCTTCTCCTTGTCGAACGGGGCGTCCCAGTCGAGTTCGGCGTCGGGGTCGAACGAGGCGCGGGCCGCCGAGCGGAGCAGCCGCAGCGCGACGGTCTCCCGGTCGCGGGCCGTTCGGCGCGGACGCGGGCCGTTATCCGGGGTCACGCCGCGCGGCGCGGGGGCATTCAGGGAGGTCATGGCGGGTCCTTCGCGGGAACGATCGGCCATCGGGCAGAACGACTCTCCCGCGCCGCGAAAGTTGAAGAAATACGGCTTTCGCGCAGGTCCGCGCGTTACGTTGGCAATTCCCGCACAACAGCCGGAACGGCCGGTTCCATGGGGAAAGACGAGAGCACCCGCCCGTCCCCCTGGGAGATAGGGAGACGAACGGGTGCCGATGCCCTGGCGCGGCGGACGAACCGCGTCAGGACTTCTTGACCCGGCAGGCGGGAATCGTGTCGAACGCCGTCGTCAGCGCCGGATTCGCCCGCAGGTCGTCGCGGGGGCCGGTGTAGCTCACCGAGGCCAGCACCTGCTGGGACAGGCCGGCCAGCGCCGCCCGGAGCGACTTCGTGTCCGTGACCTTCGTGTCGTCCAGCTTGGTCCGGACCTGGTTCAGGACGGTCTTCGCGCCCGCCAGCTTGGTGAGCGCCGCGTCGTACGTCGCCTGGCCGTCGCTGACCGGAGGAACGCCCGCCTTCTTCAGGCCCGCCTCCATCGTGTCCATCCGCCGGGCGAGCTGGGTGAGGAAGGCCGCGATGTTGGCCTTGTAGGCCTTCGGGTCCTCGGTGACCGCCGGCAGCCGGACCGCCTCGTTCAGCCCGATCGACGAGCAGACCTTCGCGGCCCACACGGCCTGCGGCGTCGTGTGCGGCTTGTCGCCGGAGGAACCGCAGCCGGCGGCGGCCGTGCCGAGGGCGACGGCCAGGGCCGCGCCGGTGACCAGACGCCGCATGGTGTTCTCCTTACGAGCGGGGCTTGCCGGGCCCGGCCGCACGCGCGGTGCGGCCGGGCCGTCGCGTCAGCGGCCGGTGAGGTTCAGGTCGATCGTGTTGCCGTCACCGGCCGTGAACGCCGACAGCAGCGGCGCCAGGCCCTCGCAGCCCTCCAGCTCGTCCAGCTTGTACTTGCCGCTGATCTTGCTGCCCTTGACCGGGTCGAACGCGCCCGCCGACTCCAGGTGGAGCGCCGACGGCGTCCGGGTGGTGCACTGCTCGCCGCCGGCCAGCGGGATCCCGAAGAAGCTGAGGCTCGGCAGGCCGACCTTGACGTTGACGTCGGCGACGAGCTTGCCGTCGAGGGTGCCGGTCACCTTGCCCTGCGGCGTCATGACGATGCCGGCCCGCACCGGGAGGAAGCCGAAGATCTTGAAGTCGCCCGTGGTCGGGTTGAGCGTCAGGTCCCCGGTGTACTTCTTGGTGGCTCCGTCGATGGAGGCGACGAGCCCGCCCGTCAGCGGCGCGGTGCCGTTCGGGGCCTTGAGGAAGGTGGAGCCGTTGACGTTGAAGGCGTACTCGCCGCCCTCGCCGCCGGTGCTCTCCTTGCCGGTGTGGAACTTGAGCGGCGCGCTGGCGGCCGACAGGTTGCCGGCCTTGTCCTTGGCCTTCACCGTGACGGTGTAGTCGGTGTCCGGCGCGAGGCCGTTCAGCGTCGCGCTGGTGGCGGTGACGTCGGCGACCTTCTTGCCCGACGAGTCGTACACCTCATAGCCGGTGACGGCCACGTTGTCCGTCGACTTGTCCCAGGTCAGCGACACGCTCGTGGGCGCGGGCGTGGCCACCACGTTCGCCGGGGCGCTCGGCGCCACCGTGTCCGCGGCGGGGCCCGTCGTGACCTGCACCGCCGAGCTGGCGGCGGAGACGTTGCCGGCCTTGTCCTTGGCCTTCACGGTGAACGCGTACTCGGTTCCCGGGGTCAGGCCGGTGACCGTCGCCTTGGCGTCGGTGACGTCCGCGACCTTCTTGCCCGCCTTGTCGTAGACCTCATAACCCGCGACGCCGGAGCCCGCCGAGCCGTCGGCGTTCTTCGGGTCAGCCGACGGGTCCCAGCTCAGGTCGACCGACTTGCCGTCCGCCGAGCCGACCGCCTTCACGTTCACCGGGACGCCCGGCGCCGTGGTGTCACCGGCTCCGGCCGTGGTGATCTTGACCGCGGCGCTGGCGGCGGAGACGTTGCCCGCCTTGTCCTTGGCCTTCACCGAGAACGCGTAGCTGCCGCCCGGCGTCAGGCCGGTGACGGTCGCCTTGGCGTCGGTGACGTCCGCGACCTTCTTGCCGGCCTGGTCGTAGACCTCGTAGCCCGCGACGCCCGTGCCCGCGGAACCGTCGGAGTCCTTCGGGTCCGTTGACGGGTCCCAGCTCAGCTCGACCGACTTGCCGTCCGCCGAACCGGCCGCCTTCACGTTCGCCGGGACCGACGGCGCCGTCGTGTCGTTCCCGCCGGCTCCGCCCGTGGTGACCTTGACCGCCGCGCTGGCGGCGGAGACGTTGCCGAGCTTGTCCTTGGCCTTCACGGTGAACGCGTATTCGGTTCCCGGGGTCAGGCCGGTGATGGTGGCCTTGGGGTCGGTGACGTCGGCGACCTTCTTGCCCGCCTTGTCATAGACCTCGTAGCCCGCGACGCCCGAGCCCGCAGAACCGTCGGAGTCCTTCGGGTCCGTCGACGGGTCCCAGCTCAGGCCGACCGACTTGCCGTCCGCCGAACCGACCGCCTTCACGTTCGCCGGAACCGTCGGAGCCGTCGTGTCGGGCACGCCGCCGTCCGGGGAACCCGCCGTGATCGTGGCGAGCAGGTTGTTCTGGCCCGTGTCCTGGGTGCAGACGACGTGGTCGAGGTTGGTCCCGTCCGGCTGCGTGCCGAGGTCGATCGTGTAGCCGTCACCGTCGATGGCGACGACCTTCAGCCACAGGTCGTTGACGAAGACCTGGGACTT
Proteins encoded in this region:
- a CDS encoding ATP-binding protein: MTADMEPVGDPFTCTGERAAGQAARRIVRERAAKVVGDAERLDDIELMTAEAVANAVLHGSGLITVDVRTDRRLLRVEVHDEGPGSRDDRGTLRLDHGRGLVVIDALAAEWGLEQSAHGTYLWFTVDVPRM
- a CDS encoding AMP-binding protein, with product MSGSSNIGERTRSAARVGGMFARSGLWKPGPPQRVARQLSALRRWGTNLGGTFVSAAARDPERVAVLDDEGAITYGEIDARTDRLAAALGRFGEPPTVAVLCRNHRGMLEALVGASKRGADTVLLNTGMSVDQLVTVIKEQNVDVVIADHEFGEFLAAVPDGVHAITAGGGDSGLDELIASTPQVEIEPPRRSGRTIMLSSGTTGTPKGANRHSNPGLQPLASILSRIPLRVHETMFIEAPLFHTWGYAMLQAAISLRATMVLQRRFDPERSLARLAESRATTLIAIPVMLRRILDLPGETFPKYDTSKLRICAVSGSALPGQVSTAFMDLFGEVVYNLYGSTEASWVTIATPADLRAKPGCAGTAPPGTRVAILDADGKPVPTGVTGRIFAANELMFAGYTNGATKEMQDGMISLGDLGHMDEAGRLTVDGRDDDMVVSGGENIFPSAVEEVLLQLPQVREAVVVGVPDAEFGQRLAAHLVLDPAGEPLDAEAVKAHVRQHLARFAVPRDVHFPAELPRNATGKVLRRVLVQVPAPE
- a CDS encoding TetR/AcrR family transcriptional regulator → MTSTGTGRERPAFRRLTSDRRREEIISAAIATFGNRPEPDVSIDDVAAAAGTSRSSVYRYFDGKGELYEVVAERVGTMLTDRLAAVTGTSPSDALTRRLALYFDFLEEYEGGYAGILGIGAGRAPEAALDVAERVRQRICDLTFRTLELDEPGEPLRVAVQSWIAGVEWAGAEWLRTRSPSRPELEIILGAQFTTQLLAVAPLDPVVAERITWLLRVEPPGSAFGELIRSVADAFDRRALAALAAFLPEPER
- a CDS encoding helix-turn-helix domain-containing protein produces the protein MTRPELDVRPFEAIPPDLVRRMRPAVAVAAAELADDATDPAHADVRAWVGESLRLFYALVDDPRAAWPRVAERFRELGRGVALRGRDLDELHVALHRCARAVWRTLTASAESLDIDRATLGLLAEAQFTYLDAVTAEAAAGYEAERAGSDDAVRRRRARLLALLFDDGDPGAVADAARAARWRIPRSAAAVVLHPRADTGARPPALPPDVLVDLARGEPCLLLPDPEGPGRMRLLEALLADWIVVLGPVLPPARAAESLRWARRAMTLARRGRIAADGLVRCMDHVPTLVIFMAEDLIEHAAGTRLAPLAGLSPVQTARLSETLLSLLESNFNATEAGNRLHVHPQTVRYRLRHLEELFGADLHDPKRCLELEMILHARHSGPPGHGGPVTRPRASTRRLLSSPYRPYAPTP
- a CDS encoding PucR family transcriptional regulator codes for the protein MTATTLDHRPFEAIPTWVGTRLRPAVEGAADELLCELLGRTDGPPGDAPPRPGSPHAERLRDGIVAGLAHFCDLLENPGTGWGRVASFYRAAGRQLARDGRDPIESHQTLRRSALAAWRGITSLADELDLDHDTLLRVVEAQFSYLDAVSAVVAEGYRAECGDAARDERLRRARLLALLLADPVGDQATIETLAAQARWPLPSTVAAVAVAPRPGQVGRDDTTGTFRPPLPVPDELLADQGMPEPSLLLPDPEAPGRAALLDPLTQDWIVAVGPTVPLPRARESLRWARDTLVLARRGAFPVDRPVRSADHLPSLVVFRAGELIDDAATTRLAPLSGLAPAQRDRLTETLQALLEHNFNAAQASRRLRVHPQTVRYRLRQLEDLFGDDLRDPRRCLEMELILHARYATSDNTPAAVEHAVP
- a CDS encoding AurF N-oxygenase family protein produces the protein MTSLNAPAPRGVTPDNGPRPRRTARDRETVALRLLRSAARASFDPDAELDWDAPFDKEKPFLPLERVSLYGTPFWDGLTHARRVELSRHELASVSAAGIWLEMCLMQLFLRFLYDVDPRTAHAQFGLTEVGDETRHVVMFAKLMERLGTPVYGPPAPVRNIGRLFKALGSGPSMWAVFLVGEEIFDRMQRAAMADTLVQPLIREISRIHVVEEARHVRYARAEIERSVRGLGRTALARHRLVAAVGATATLEFMIDPEVYRCVGLEPAEGRAMALANPHHLATRHWLGAKIVPFLDELGLISGPGAALWRRAGLIQ
- a CDS encoding fibronectin type III domain-containing protein, producing the protein MNAKKKSRWTRPAVAATAVGAVVAALTTGTAGSASAKDWPLSLKYTCAYPIIHKQALTIDITASIPEVQTPNKPSGSFPVKAVAHLDAKTMSGLDLIGAVSIEGSATATATIKSPGQADTVIHPELTFDKTAIPEKQQAFDVKAHGMTPSVTIKGKEGDKSQVFVNDLWLKVVAIDGDGYTIDLGTQPDGTNLDHVVCTQDTGQNNLLATITAGSPDGGVPDTTAPTVPANVKAVGSADGKSVGLSWDPSTDPKDSDGSAGSGVAGYEVYDKAGKKVADVTDPKATITGLTPGTEYAFTVKAKDKLGNVSAASAAVKVTTGGAGGNDTTAPSVPANVKAAGSADGKSVELSWDPSTDPKDSDGSAGTGVAGYEVYDQAGKKVADVTDAKATVTGLTPGGSYAFSVKAKDKAGNVSAASAAVKITTAGAGDTTAPGVPVNVKAVGSADGKSVDLSWDPSADPKNADGSAGSGVAGYEVYDKAGKKVADVTDAKATVTGLTPGTEYAFTVKAKDKAGNVSAASSAVQVTTGPAADTVAPSAPANVVATPAPTSVSLTWDKSTDNVAVTGYEVYDSSGKKVADVTATSATLNGLAPDTDYTVTVKAKDKAGNLSAASAPLKFHTGKESTGGEGGEYAFNVNGSTFLKAPNGTAPLTGGLVASIDGATKKYTGDLTLNPTTGDFKIFGFLPVRAGIVMTPQGKVTGTLDGKLVADVNVKVGLPSLSFFGIPLAGGEQCTTRTPSALHLESAGAFDPVKGSKISGKYKLDELEGCEGLAPLLSAFTAGDGNTIDLNLTGR